Proteins encoded in a region of the Nostoc sp. UHCC 0926 genome:
- a CDS encoding LLM class flavin-dependent oxidoreductase, whose translation MSRLKQLKLGAFMRPVSIHTGAWRYPGALPDANFNFPALKRFIQKLEQGKFDAFFMADHLAVLDMPINALKRSHTVTSFEPFTLLSALASVTEHIGLVATASTTYDQPYHIARRFASLDHISGGRAGWNIVTTANPDAALNFGLEEEVEHDERYRRAREFYDVVTGLWDSFADDAFIRDVEAGIYFDPAKLHVLNHKGKYLSVRGPLNIARPVQGWPVIVQAGASEAGRQLAAETAEAVFAPASNLEAGKALFADIKGRAQAQGRDPDSIKILPGALVIVGETVAEAHAKRLHLDSLVHYDSGIASLNSALGYDLSGSDPDGPLPEIPPNNAGHSSRERVIALAQRENLTIRQLAQRIGSYGGLAFVGTSQSIADEMEQWLIEEGSDGFNIMFPFLPEGLNDFVDKVVPELQRRGIFRQEYEGKTLRENLGLTRPVNRFFQTTTASVS comes from the coding sequence ATGAGCAGATTGAAGCAATTAAAACTAGGTGCTTTTATGCGCCCGGTAAGCATACATACAGGCGCTTGGCGCTATCCTGGCGCTTTGCCTGACGCTAATTTCAACTTCCCAGCGCTGAAACGATTCATCCAGAAACTAGAGCAAGGCAAGTTTGACGCATTCTTCATGGCTGACCACTTAGCGGTGCTGGATATGCCAATCAACGCACTGAAGCGCAGCCATACTGTCACATCCTTTGAACCTTTCACCCTACTTTCTGCCCTTGCCAGCGTCACCGAACACATCGGGCTGGTAGCCACCGCTTCCACGACCTATGACCAGCCTTACCACATCGCTCGCCGCTTCGCGTCTCTCGACCATATCAGTGGCGGTCGTGCTGGCTGGAACATCGTCACCACAGCCAATCCAGACGCAGCGCTCAACTTTGGATTAGAAGAAGAGGTAGAGCATGATGAACGCTATCGGCGGGCTAGAGAATTTTATGATGTTGTCACGGGTCTTTGGGATTCCTTTGCTGACGATGCGTTTATTCGGGATGTGGAAGCAGGGATTTATTTCGACCCTGCAAAGCTTCACGTTCTGAATCATAAGGGAAAATATCTCTCGGTGCGAGGGCCATTAAACATCGCCAGACCTGTCCAAGGCTGGCCGGTAATCGTTCAGGCAGGCGCATCCGAAGCCGGACGGCAATTAGCTGCCGAAACCGCCGAGGCTGTGTTTGCACCTGCTAGTAATCTGGAAGCTGGCAAAGCTTTATTTGCAGACATTAAGGGACGGGCGCAGGCTCAAGGACGTGACCCAGACAGCATAAAAATCCTTCCAGGTGCTTTAGTCATCGTGGGGGAAACCGTGGCCGAGGCACATGCCAAGCGTCTTCATTTGGACAGCCTAGTACATTATGACAGTGGGATCGCCAGCCTCAATAGTGCGCTTGGCTACGATCTTTCGGGTTCTGATCCAGATGGCCCCTTGCCAGAAATCCCACCGAATAACGCTGGTCACTCTTCACGAGAAAGAGTAATAGCCTTAGCGCAACGTGAGAACTTGACTATTCGACAACTGGCGCAACGCATTGGCAGTTACGGCGGACTGGCCTTCGTCGGCACATCCCAAAGCATCGCCGATGAGATGGAGCAATGGTTGATTGAGGAAGGCTCTGACGGTTTTAACATCATGTTCCCTTTTCTTCCTGAAGGATTGAATGATTTTGTCGATAAAGTTGTGCCAGAACTCCAACGACGTGGGATTTTTCGTCAAGAGTACGAGGGCAAGACGCTGCGCGAAAATCTGGGACTGACGCGCCCTGTCAACCGCTTCTTCCAGACCACCACTGCTTCCGTTAGCTAG
- a CDS encoding dihydrolipoyl dehydrogenase family protein, translating to METVDVILIGSGQGGIPLAADFGSSGRKVVLFERDALGGSCINYGCTPSKAFLAAAHAAGRARQAKKLGIHTEVEVDFPAVMERVRGIRNSFNQGIHKRLDDAGVKIVCAEASFVGERTVKGGDVTVQAPIVIVNTGTSSLIPDIPGLAGTPYLTNRNFFDLKVLPPRLLVIGAGYIGLELGQGLARLGSQTHLIVRGDRVLDREETDVSKVLAEALKQDGIELHFGVNVNQVAHKNDVFRLTLSSGEQLQAEALLVVIGRKPNTDALNAAKSGIELDDQGFIKINDQFHTTCSGVYAIGDAAKQPAFTHVSWEDYRRLKAILCGENRTRSDRVLGYAIYTEPQVGRVGMTLEQAQKHGINARAVTLPMSQIARAIEWGHDLGFYRMVIDSDTDKILGATLVGYETAEVVHVFLDLMEAGATWQLLERSVHIHPTYGEALPSLARLLLGDNMPGCPNR from the coding sequence ATGGAAACAGTAGACGTCATTCTGATTGGGAGCGGTCAAGGAGGCATTCCACTAGCAGCTGATTTTGGTTCATCGGGTCGCAAAGTGGTCTTGTTTGAACGAGATGCTTTAGGCGGCAGTTGCATCAATTATGGCTGCACTCCTTCCAAAGCATTTTTGGCAGCAGCTCATGCAGCAGGGCGTGCTCGTCAGGCAAAGAAATTAGGCATTCACACGGAAGTTGAGGTTGATTTTCCCGCCGTCATGGAGCGAGTCAGGGGAATCCGTAACAGCTTTAACCAGGGTATTCACAAGCGATTGGATGATGCAGGTGTCAAAATCGTTTGCGCTGAAGCTTCCTTTGTTGGTGAACGTACTGTTAAAGGGGGTGATGTCACCGTTCAGGCTCCAATAGTTATCGTCAACACTGGCACGTCATCGCTGATTCCTGATATTCCGGGTCTTGCAGGGACTCCCTACCTGACCAACCGCAACTTCTTTGACTTAAAAGTATTACCACCCCGGTTACTCGTAATTGGGGCTGGCTATATTGGATTAGAACTGGGGCAGGGACTGGCGCGTTTGGGCAGTCAGACCCACTTAATTGTGCGGGGCGATCGCGTTCTTGATCGGGAAGAGACTGATGTCAGCAAGGTCTTAGCAGAAGCATTAAAGCAGGATGGAATTGAGCTTCACTTTGGGGTGAATGTAAATCAGGTTGCACACAAGAATGATGTGTTTAGGCTGACATTGAGCAGTGGTGAGCAACTCCAGGCGGAGGCGTTGCTGGTTGTGATTGGACGCAAACCAAATACAGATGCATTAAATGCAGCCAAGAGTGGCATAGAGCTAGATGATCAGGGGTTTATCAAAATTAACGACCAGTTCCACACAACCTGTTCTGGAGTCTATGCGATCGGAGATGCTGCCAAACAGCCTGCCTTTACACATGTGTCCTGGGAGGACTATCGCCGCTTGAAGGCAATTTTATGTGGAGAAAACCGGACGCGGAGCGATCGCGTCCTTGGCTATGCTATCTACACAGAACCTCAGGTTGGGCGAGTGGGGATGACGTTAGAACAGGCTCAGAAGCACGGCATCAACGCGCGTGCTGTTACCTTACCCATGAGCCAAATTGCTCGTGCGATCGAGTGGGGACATGATTTGGGGTTTTACCGCATGGTGATCGATAGCGATACTGACAAAATCTTGGGAGCCACCCTGGTAGGGTATGAAACGGCTGAAGTGGTGCATGTTTTTCTGGATTTGATGGAAGCGGGAGCAACCTGGCAGTTGTTAGAGCGATCGGTTCATATCCATCCCACCTATGGTGAAGCATTACCTAGCCTAGCACGGTTGCTGCTTGGAGATAATATGCCCGGCTGTCCGAACAGGTGA
- a CDS encoding transposase — protein MVSILAHAQNLVYTLLSLMPSTYQQENLEAMLGLFLQSEGYPLPEHSKSKSASALSRFLNIYNWSTISVIRTTRNRVIKEILSQRTLGRKPFLQVIIDLTTLEKFGKFKGFENLIRVYNGKRGLHLVVVYLVVGRWRVPWSFRVWKGKGTPSPAQLGLKMVKCLPKKLTKHFQVMVLVDTAFGSVEFIHGVRKRKYHIIAGIACTRKLIDGRCVAQLHKRGQQLRLRGLKFPVYVSWYYFKRDDGKYVKRFVISTKALKASTISWWGKRRWRIEGWFKTAKHRFGLHRFGQGTLLGVYRCLVLSLISYILAHWAYLSTAIASTNLPDWGQAAEIAFQTIFPQLVVLLLLQDIERLRELALSQGIDIQISRCKI, from the coding sequence AATTCTTGCCCACGCCCAAAATTTAGTTTACACCTTGCTGTCATTGATGCCTTCTACTTACCAACAAGAAAATCTTGAAGCAATGTTGGGATTGTTCTTGCAGTCAGAGGGGTATCCTCTACCTGAGCACAGTAAAAGTAAGTCAGCCAGCGCCTTAAGTCGATTTCTCAACATCTACAATTGGTCAACTATAAGTGTAATTCGTACCACCCGTAACCGTGTTATTAAGGAGATTTTGTCGCAGCGGACTTTAGGACGTAAACCATTTCTACAAGTGATTATTGACCTAACAACTCTGGAAAAGTTTGGCAAGTTTAAGGGATTTGAAAATTTAATCCGCGTATACAACGGAAAACGAGGTTTACACTTGGTTGTGGTGTATTTGGTTGTAGGTCGGTGGCGAGTTCCCTGGAGTTTTCGCGTCTGGAAGGGAAAAGGGACTCCGTCCCCGGCACAATTGGGACTAAAAATGGTCAAATGCTTGCCCAAAAAACTAACAAAGCACTTCCAGGTGATGGTTCTTGTAGATACAGCCTTTGGTAGTGTGGAATTTATACACGGTGTCCGAAAGCGGAAATACCATATAATTGCTGGGATCGCTTGTACCCGTAAGTTAATAGATGGGCGCTGTGTTGCTCAACTACATAAACGTGGACAACAACTTCGCTTGAGGGGTTTGAAATTTCCTGTCTATGTATCCTGGTACTATTTTAAACGTGATGATGGTAAATATGTCAAACGATTTGTCATTTCAACCAAAGCTCTCAAAGCTAGTACTATTTCTTGGTGGGGTAAACGACGGTGGCGAATAGAGGGTTGGTTTAAAACTGCGAAACACCGTTTCGGGTTACATCGGTTTGGGCAGGGGACACTTTTAGGCGTTTATCGTTGCTTGGTATTGTCCCTGATTTCTTATATTTTGGCACACTGGGCTTATTTATCCACAGCGATCGCTTCTACAAACCTACCTGATTGGGGACAAGCAGCAGAAATCGCATTCCAAACTATATTTCCACAATTGGTAGTGTTACTTCTTTTACAAGACATTGAACGCCTGAGAGAACTGGCACTTAGTCAAGGAATTGACATTCAAATTTCCAGGTGCAAGATATGA
- a CDS encoding helix-turn-helix domain-containing protein, with protein sequence MDKHQEILITAIRESCLTAREISVRAGVHESTISKFLDGKNDLKAGNYFKILHALPENCRIPALARIGVVELTPIQLIESATPKEKAEILQAIAAWVLQPGAISGKNTDTTDLQVAV encoded by the coding sequence ATGGATAAACATCAAGAAATATTAATTACAGCAATTAGGGAAAGTTGCTTAACAGCAAGAGAGATTTCTGTTAGGGCTGGTGTCCATGAGAGTACTATTAGTAAGTTTCTTGATGGCAAAAACGACCTAAAAGCTGGTAATTACTTCAAAATCCTTCATGCCCTGCCAGAAAATTGTAGAATTCCAGCACTAGCGAGAATAGGAGTAGTTGAGTTAACGCCTATTCAACTAATTGAATCTGCCACACCTAAAGAAAAGGCTGAAATACTACAAGCGATCGCCGCTTGGGTATTACAACCAGGGGCCATATCTGGAAAAAATACGGATACTACAGACCTGCAAGTAGCAGTATGA